TTTAAACAGTTGGTTGCCGTTATTTTAAGCTATCGAAAAACGGCTTTTAACAAATTAGGAATCGATCATTTCTTTATTTATAGTAACTGTACAAGAAAACGGTTTTATTAAACACCAgttaagtgtacctatatttcaCGATTGAACCGTCGTCtcaatagaaaaacaaaatacaaagctattcttcaaacaaaaaatattcatttttcttgttttctgaaaaaaaaaaatgttttaaaataatttgaaaaactaaaaagattATTGATAAGTGGAGTGAATTGACTGGTAGTGCCTTGCCAAACCGTTAAGTAGTGACTCCACTCATATAAATTTTAATGGCTACATAAATAAGAAAAGAAcatttgttgaatattttgtaattgtacataaacattttaataacaattgattccactagtattttataaaaagtagaATTCATCATGAAATAGGCATGCATTTGTTttgttcgtaaaaaaaaaaataatatgataatttattatcattatagtgtaggtataattattatattatacaattattttcaaaatcacaatagttaaatagtataataatagtaacgcTCTGATTTATATgacttaggtattaaaaaaccaaaatatgtaaatatatgtgtactaaaaaaatatctcgaATTGTCGAAGTTAAATGTTCTACGGTTTGGACTTAACACAGATTTGTCCTAACTAAAATAATGCTCGAGTTCAACAGATGTAATAAATGTGAATACCATATTTACAATGTCCAAAGAAGTTACCTTGACcaacaataatataccatttaTTTCGCAATGGATATCTCTGATCAGTTTTAGGCAGTTTaatccattatttttatttgaaatactatgcattgtttttgatatattattgataatcgTTCGTCTGAGTCATAAAACTCAATAACCTAACCCATATCGACCATAAATTCGATTTCGTGACGGGTATTATTTTCTACACGTACTTTTTGAAACACGAAATCGACGAAAAATATACGATAAGTTTATTTAGTTGACAAATACTATCGTACATTATCAATACTGTGTAAATATGTAGGAAAAAATGGAATTATTgagaaatattgtgtaaaaatatttattatcaagtATGGctcatttttattacaaaaccaTTCGAAACGAATTTATCACTTgcccaaattaaattatttaatcacagtaaaaatatgcatttgcataCAAATCCGAACCCTAAATTAATGAGTgttttgtgttaaaataatcaccctATATCATATTACCTGTTACGATCATATACCAGTTCGTAATATTTGCATAaccaagtttaaaataaattctaaataaagtATCacgaaaatattacattaacaaACGTATGATaaaggaattttttatttaatttgtataaaaaattattataatttaaacatttattgcatttttcacTATGTCTTAGAGTTTGGTACGATTTAAGAGGTATGTAATTGTCTGGAATTTCTAAAGACTTGCTGTATTTATGTTATCGTTAATGTGTtacttcatttaattttaagcaGAGGCTTTGAGGCCTTGAGCAGAGGCTAATCGTTTAGGGTGTCAACTGCCTATAAGTGCtcattcaattatttatcaattaatacctacatacaattcagatattttaatagtgttTTATAACTTTCTAAGATAACACGTAGGCTTTAATGTAACATCACAGAATAATTCTGTGGTAACATACTCGTTTGATtatgttcaaatatattataaagtatatcataacattatattattatataattatttatatccacccatatataatgtatgtaatataatatatttcctatattatgtattttattaataattatacatctgAGAGCTGCGGCCTAAGACACATAActtctatagtattatataagtgactttttgaattttgattttgtcataatatgtttatctgATTTCATATTATAAGCTCATTATTATCCATCATTTggttgaaaacaataaatatttacctaatgtgattaaatttaaatatgataaaataccaCCGTCTGAAATACACAAGAAAACCTCCTCAGATTATTTAGTTCAAAATAgttcataaaacattttgtttgatccattaaacaatttattatgtaccCGTATTGACATCAGGCTAACCGGAGATTATCATGCTTTTAAGTTCAGGAGCAACAATTATCTTTCCCCGTAGtgtaaaattaaggaaaaaaggtttttatttaaatatcatactcGTAAGAAGAAAGACAAAGCTGAACAATAATTGGATGtttttatttctgaaaatttaaaaaaaaggaactttttaataataattatttgacttGAAATGTCAATAACAAAAACTAAAAGATATACAGGTACAATtatcataacataatttattgtatcttATCTATTAGTACCTATGGGCCAacaaataccataataataattgcaattttGGTAGTAGTGTTTCATTGTCTAACTAAACCCTATGATGTTGTTGTTAAGAggtgtaatttaatttagatgttTCTTGAGTGGTGCCTATTCATAGGTACTTGTATAggaaataataatgttgttgtaCACTATAGTTTTGAGGTGGgtgaattttcaattaaaattgtcGACGTCTTTGTCAAATTTTCTAAGTACTGGTTCTAAATGTGCATTTCACAGTAAGTCAGTAAACTTTCAATTCCGGtggaaatatgataatattatgacgttaaCAACAGGATAACTTGATGAATTTGGGGTTCGAAAACGGCTACCCATAGTTGTAAGAGGCAATCTCCAGTCCTATACACCTATACTTGAGAGTCCCCTTTTGCCAATAACTATTGTAGTGTTAAACTTAGACTGATATTTGATCAACAGGACcgttattgtaattttagatgTATTAAATTCACTGTCAAGCGAATTAACGAATTTATAACTGTCGATAACTTTCTAAACCAtctgtaaataaatgtattaaaatattgccATATTACAGTTTATCTTTCATTTCTTAATCTTATTATTACTGTGCATCTtatacgataatttattattttaaaaattagattctCAGAATACACTATaattatatggtatattataaatatcaaaaaaacatATACATTAAAGTATATGTGTGAAGTACTTAAATCCGTCTTCCGCGATTCTAATTTTGGCCACAAGTTCGGCTTTGGATTcccaaaaactacaaaatacgaataaaaataaaatactttttacgaaaaatgtggttttaaaaaccatttgttttaaattgtatataaatacctattattttatatgttaccGGGGTCTGGGATTTGTATGGTAGCTTTAAAATACCATGTTAGTAGGAAAAATAATGTgtgaacaaaatatgttaagaaatattatgtaattataataatcaaatttaaatattttatgtttgacaaGTGGAAAATGAGTATTGCATTGAAAATTACTTCGAAATTATTACTGCaaaaaattgagtttttaatcaaaattatgtaTTACGTAAATAGCTGTTCTATCGACACAATGACATGTCAATGAGTATGTAATTTAGCCATGCAGGTAACAAAGTTCCATTACGATTTATCTTTAGTTTATCGtctattttaaaaacgaaacaGGAAGTGTAATCATAAGACATACCTGCATTTTTTCATGggtttttatctaaaatatgcGTAAGAAAGAATTAATAGTTGAAATgaaattagaaattataaactttttgaaTATGTGTTTTGATAGTTTTGATATGTGTTAGATTATAAGTTGACTTtcgttaatacaaatataataccatattacaaagtatttgtaaaaaatacgcaccgttcacataatatttcatattattattaaacgtttatGATATCGTGACCCTATAATAAactgtacaatttatattttatatattattaaaaaaaaaaattgtgaacagAATTTATTGATATGACGTCTTACTTATcttgtacttttttttcatgttttattCATTATGAAGAAACTTATGTCACGTTATTGAcgtatttataatgaatatgattttattaataatgttgttacaacaatgtattgttttttgtacTTTGTTTAGAGTGAAAATCTTTGCCAAAACTTACCGATCGTTACGTATTCTAATTCGAATTActcaataaatcataaatatttatcgttgaaaataagataatttattttgggAAAACAACTTTGGGTTATGCGTGATTTCTTTTAAACTCTGCCTTGacaatttttgttaatgtttagGGTTTGGCACTATCTCACGCATAAACGTGCCCTGCACACAGACACTAACGGTGGGGTTCCAGAGGTTATAAAAACTTACACAGGCCGGGTGAAGACACTTTTgctgttattttaaattgaattccaATAAAAAATACGTCAAAAATAGGGGGAGAGAAAGTTGTCCCTTGATTTCACTCTTACTCGGTGGAATTATAAGTGAAAAAACTGTATTACCCACGTTATACCGATTTTTCCCCGGCGGGGCTGGTGGTTAAAGGTCTCGTCAATTTTACGGGTTGCGTCACAAAACAGGACCGATTTCATCTACTCGGCTGTCACCCGGGCAATTttcatatcataaatattttttccaacCGAATATTTTTGCGCCATAAATTGACTATATACCACTCCGGAGGGGTTGAAAATGCCGCCCactaaataaagttattatggCAGTTGTATATGTAGGTGTGTGATCTACGGCCGAGAATTAACATGGGCGCTATCATTGGAGTGTCCGTGACGTTTTTACATAAACGTACTCGAAAAATTCGCTGCCTGGTTGAATGATCCGAATAAAGTAGAGATAAATACGACCGATGAGTTTACGCGTACATTTTATACGAATTATATGAACTGCAGTAGCCGTGAACGATTAaattgtaaactttttttttttatcgccaaTTTACTGTGTTCAATGTTCATCAACTACGGTGTGCGCtagcacctatattatataaagtgattatttttaaaatacaacgaGAATGAAACGGTcgtttggttttatattttattttagccattcattttgaaaacaaatataacacTGGAAATGGGTATATACAATTGTATcgattatcaataattataatattatcaccataATGTATCTGGTAGTCAGTATAGGTACCGGGAGAATTtacggtttatttttattttttactgtagacatttgactataataaaatattattttgaagggttgataaaataaaaagccTTGTATTTCATTCTCTGCTCTATGGAGCGCGTGGAAGGTAAAGATAATCCTCAACGATCAAACCCTGCAGTGAACACATCGCATTGAGATTACatagtattactattattatatataataaagttgGTTAAAGTTGGAAaacggttataaaataatataatacttggcCAGCGGTacgatgaattattatatagcaCAAATCAtaacaatttgtaaatttatttggATGACTTCCAAAGCCCATTGGCTGTGCTGGGGATATTTGTCGTTTCTATTCTGCGGAGAATAGTTTCAAATGTCAACATGTTGTTTTTAAGACTTCAGTGAGGAATTATAATTCTAAGAACGGTTAAGACATTTATCCTCGGCGTAGACGTTTTAACACGtcggtacaataatataatttaaaacaatacacaATAATCTGGGACAATagcaataaaaatgaaaacatttccTATACCGCAGTCTACCCAacgtttatttgtttaatgtaatattttcgaCGACTTACATACgtccaaacaatattattattatatattatgtatcaataattattatttttaacaaattaaaaacgtttttctCTCACAATAGGTTTTCGTAATGGCCGTATGCGTGTGCGCCGCTCTCGCCCGTCCGGAAGAAGCGAAAATGGAAAACAAACCGACTGTGGTCAAATCTGAGACCTTGGCAGCACCACTTCCGACGACCATAGTGAAACGAGCTACTCCTCAGGTGGTCTCTACCCAGAAAGACGCGTCACTCCCGAACGTCAGCGAAGACGTACTCGACAAGGCGCTCAGTGACAGGAGGTTCGTGCAAAGGCAACTCAAGTGCGCTACCGGCGAAGGACCGTGCGACCCCATCGGCCGAAAAATTAAAGGTCAGTGTAAACAATAATCactctaaattataatatacataaattattattacgttatggTCACAGATCGGACCTGAGTGTTTGGTTAGGATTAGGcaattttaatagaatattatgaggtcaatattttcgatattttaattaataattatacaaagaacattagttatattatttttaatactatctTATTTATGGTAATGTCCtttgaaaactataataatatttaaaacgattcaaATTTGACACCATTGATTTGTGTTCGCCGCGCCAATGACAATAGGTTATTTGACGGACTATTGTTTTAGGTCGAGTGAGTTCTCTGTTTTCGTATATACTTGGTATGGTTTTATCTTTATCTTGAATATCTCATTGCATGGATATCCGCTTTCGaatggtaaattaaatattgtacgaTCCTCATAATGGTCACTTATATAACTGTCAGCTTATTGCGGGTAGAATGCTATTcgtatcaaattttaataccAATTAAAATAACTTGAACATATATTTTGACGTGTCATGTGTGGTCAAGTAAAGAGcttatacttattacttgtaAGTTGAATAAACAACGTTTAAtgtaattacaaaaacaaaaatgataacaaagtaaaaaatattatttaaataatccgGGCACATTATCATGATAAATATGACACGTTTtcggaaatattttattcaaacacgtggtaaatagttatataatattaaatttcgtcggtccttttatttatattttgaattttctattttccagCTCATGCACCGTTAGTGTTGAGAGGAATGTGCGTCAAGTGTTCGCAGTCGGAAATCAAACAGATTCAACGTGTCATGTCacatattcagaaaaattatcccaAGGAGTACACTAAGATGCTGAAACAGTACCAGAGCGGTTTCTAATCACGTTGTGGCGTCCTATATTCCTGTTCATGACCAGTCCATCGCGGCCGTTTTTGGCATAATttatgataacattataatatacatacaacaaccgaacattaaaaatgtttaagtttcgCTCGTCTCGACGTACCTAACACGTACGGTCGTTgttctgattattattttttagtattacctactttagttttattgtttttttttttttttttatgtaaataaacgaCTGAACGTAATTTTAACCGCATACATTGATTGATTGTGTTGCTATGGTGCGCACTGTGGTCTGAGCCgttattaaaatgatattataataacaagctCGGTATTAGCTGCAGTTTTTCGTTGATACTGAAACCACCCGTagaaatctattattattatataaacgtatTACTAGTTCCGTACACTTCACATTCACACCCTCTTCGCAATCGAATCAACCGAAAACCTTCGTCAAGtagttgtacattattattataattcagtaCGACCAATTACGATTTTTCCCCCACAATATCAATACCCAccaatagttaattttattttttctcactCCGATATTATAACCCTTTTGATTTTCTCGTCGCGCGTTCTAAgcccaaaattaataataataataataatcaataatttaatactgacGCATGTATCGttgcatataataaaatatgttctagtacctacataatacgtatattatatttgcacgTTATCCTATTGGCTAATTCAGTGGCGTTgcgaattttaaattgttcagaGGCAGAGGCTAATATTTCACCCAACCTGAAGCGCACCAATAACCCGATAAAGGCATTCACTGTCATATTTGTAACTACCTGTAACTACCTAAATTATCACCCATTAGCCATTACACCCACCCACCACCCCTTAAGAAACTCAGAGGTAGTCGCCTCTCGATTATCCCATTTCGCAACGCTGCTGAGCACATATTACTACTGTACaggttacaataataataatatactgaaacATTAGGTACCAAAATTATGTTACTATAATACCGGGCTATCTTTTTCATTCCTGACGCATGCGCAATAGATTCATCGGGGCCGACCAAATCGGCTTCAAGCGCAAACTGCAAGCATAGCTCTAatccagtatattatattatctaaggtTGATCTGTTTCATTATCTATACTCAAAACTACCGAACCAATTGGTGGTATTACGGTATATACCGGTATTCCTGTATTACGGTATGTACCGGTATCCGATTTCAATACCGTCTACCCTAACCTACAAATTAGAAACAAATAGGTTacaataacctaacctaacctatactgGTGCATAATAATAACTTGTAGGTTAGGGTAGACGGTATTGAAATCGGATACCGGTACATACCGTAATACAGGAATACCGGTATATACCGTAATACCACCAATTGGTTCGGTAGTTTTGAGTATAGATAATGAAACAGATCAaccttagataatataatatactggatTAGAGCTATGCTTGCAGTTTGCGCTTGAAGCCGATTTGGTCGGCCCCGATGAATCTATTGCGCATGCGTCAGGAATGAAAAAGATAGCCCGGTATTATAGTAACATAATTTTGGTACCTAATGTTTTGTGTATGTGAAGTGGTTTTGCAGCGCATGCTCAGTAGTGACTTCGGGGCCGATCAAATCGgcttcaaaattttaaatcatagcCCTTCCAGTATGTATTATATCAGAGAtcaacaaacatttatttttacatgtaataaaagaataagataggtatatattatgtaacatttatACAGTAATGTGACTTCTTCGAACGGGACTTGAACGGGACTTCGGTATTTCAGTATGATGCGGTATACTGTTAAAGCGGTGTTTGAGCAATAACTGGTGTACCGGTTAACCGGTATACCGATATAAGATGGTATACCGAAAAATCGTCAACACAAAATATGTGGGTGCTGCTGACagcgtataattattatcgttggTGATAATCTCTGAACGACGATCGTACACCGACGGTGTGATATTGCATCCAAAGTGGTATAGACACAGTGGTggatttagggggggggggggttgctTGGGAGCTGAAGGGCCCACCGTTCGGCATatcgaactttttttttttattctaaaatactaAGATATCAGCTATCATGTATAACTAAACGTATTAATTGTGGACCACAGATGTAACCAACCGGCCACCAAAAAataggttaaatttgtttttaccccGGAGTTGTTCACGATGAGTAAGCGCCTATAAAGGAGCTTTATCGTAAAAATACCACCCACTATAAAAAATCCTAGATCCGTTATACTGGGAGCAGTCAACGGTTACGATGATAACTGCagctaacaataatattacactgtttGAATACGTAAcgacaatattacgataaatcAGGGCCGTCGCAGACTCGGACACGACGAGacctaataaatagtaataataataaattattgttattgtaagcACGCTAGCCACCTGATGATGGCGCCGTTATGCAACGGAAATTGACCGTCATCTGCTGTAGCTGCACCGTACGCTTTCTCTTGACCTTCCGTACGACCAAGtgcgatgtttttttttaatgttatataatataactatatatacagggtgatttattaagcgtaaaacactcattatctcaaaaagtattaatgtttttgaaaatattttcttacataatttcaagttgttaaaaaattatatttttaaatattttttatccttataatttttaagttttttacttttttgaatgacagcatagttttaatttcattttccaaagcagaatatttttctaagtattttaatacgtaaatatcgaatttaggacgagtagtttatgagttataagtatttaaggtttcgacaagcggagtagtggacacacatttgcggggtaaccccataccactccactccgcccatctaaactttaaatgcttatacctcaTAGACTATTCGCCCAAAATTAGATtgttatgaatcaaaatacttagaaaaatattctgctttggaatatgctatcattcaaaaaagtaaaagacttaaaaaattatatagataaaaaatatttaaaaatataattttttaataaaaacatagtttttttaacaacttgaaactatgtaaaaaaatattttcaaaaacatttatactttttgagataatgagtgccttacgctttatgaatcaccctgtatacgaGGAATCGATGAAACGTACGAAGCAAACTCGCGGACGTCCGCGGTCAGCTTaccctgtattattatatattatgcaaagtgttataacaataataataatttatgcaatagcataatatgatattataatatgtatacctacagtaCACGTCGTATTGTCGTTATAATATCGTGTGCGCGTTTAACTATCTacacatataaacatattattattatgtataggtacaacataatataatatgagattcCTCGCGACTCTCGTCGTCCCGCGGCCGACCGGTGAAACGAAAGTGAAAACTTTaatcctcctcctcctcctccgattataatataggtacctattttttctattttattaacgAGACGACGTgcgcgtaataatattacattttacaaacactggtttactataataatatacgacgagTATGCATAACACTAAACCGTCACCGAACgtggtgtaatattatagtagaacGATGTATAGCGAGTtgggtaataaatattaaagaaaaaaaacaaatcttctACAGCACTATAGTCCTATATAATGTTTAGCATTTCGCTTAGTAAAACGTTCTCTACTTCCGTCTCCGAAGTCTTTGGGCTTGTGTACAGGTAGGTTGCAATATAGGTTTTAGATACGCGTTAAAATCATCCGGCGTGCCAATAAacggtacattaaaatatataaataggtttaCCGTTTTAAAGGGTTTCCGCAAtgacattttttgcattttatcgTGAAAAACAACACGACGCCTTTACGACTTTGAACAAACACGTTGTGATATggtgaaaaaataattcaatttccTACTaacgaggtttttttttttttaatat
Above is a window of Metopolophium dirhodum isolate CAU chromosome 3, ASM1992520v1, whole genome shotgun sequence DNA encoding:
- the LOC132941495 gene encoding putative odorant-binding protein A10, encoding MARSSSTSVTMKVFVMAVCVCAALARPEEAKMENKPTVVKSETLAAPLPTTIVKRATPQVVSTQKDASLPNVSEDVLDKALSDRRFVQRQLKCATGEGPCDPIGRKIKAHAPLVLRGMCVKCSQSEIKQIQRVMSHIQKNYPKEYTKMLKQYQSGF